One part of the Syntrophorhabdaceae bacterium genome encodes these proteins:
- a CDS encoding sensor histidine kinase: protein MSADLSQKSIPFVRRMAKRFGIAPLTAAMVVPCCVGSLLFYVCASLLTGRPIIGFAISMCIFGPMMVAPPLIVMHLRLTFSLYRTEEELQHTSEQLRVLSHRLLEIQETERRNIALELHDEIGQSLTALRIGLKRSEGSRSLESALASIHESMPTVEELIGKVRNLSAELRPSILDDFGLATALEWYVKRLASRVGFEAEFHTNLTEERFSPLLELTCYRIAQEALTNVVRHSGAAKVRVELRAGDGELRISIIDDGQGFDMQETLMRGSSGDGLGLLGMRERASLAGGRLEISSELGKGTRVHFFFAI, encoded by the coding sequence ATGTCGGCGGACCTGTCACAGAAATCGATTCCTTTCGTGCGGCGTATGGCCAAACGTTTCGGCATCGCGCCTCTCACGGCGGCTATGGTGGTCCCGTGTTGTGTCGGCTCGTTATTGTTCTACGTGTGCGCATCCCTCTTAACCGGCCGCCCGATAATTGGATTTGCCATATCGATGTGTATTTTCGGCCCCATGATGGTTGCCCCTCCCCTGATTGTGATGCATCTGAGACTCACCTTTTCTCTATACCGCACCGAAGAGGAACTGCAGCACACGTCGGAGCAGCTGAGGGTTCTGTCCCATCGGCTCCTCGAAATACAGGAAACGGAGCGGCGCAATATTGCCCTCGAGCTTCATGACGAGATCGGCCAGTCCCTCACCGCGCTTCGGATCGGGCTCAAGCGGTCCGAAGGGTCCCGGTCCCTGGAATCGGCGCTGGCATCAATACATGAGAGCATGCCTACCGTTGAAGAGCTGATCGGGAAGGTGCGAAATCTCTCCGCCGAGCTTCGGCCCTCCATCCTCGATGATTTCGGCCTTGCCACCGCATTGGAATGGTATGTGAAGCGCCTCGCTTCGAGGGTGGGATTCGAGGCGGAGTTTCATACCAATCTGACGGAGGAGCGTTTTTCTCCTCTCCTGGAGCTCACCTGTTATCGTATTGCCCAGGAGGCATTGACGAACGTCGTCCGCCATTCCGGCGCGGCAAAAGTGCGTGTCGAGCTTCGTGCCGGTGACGGAGAGTTGCGTATTTCAATTATTGACGACGGGCAAGGGTTCGACATGCAAGAGACGCTCATGAGAGGTTCGAGCGGGGACGGCCTTGGTCTGCTCGGCATGCGGGAACGGGCATCCCTGGCAGGGGGACGCCTGGAGATCTCCTCCGAGCTAGGCAAAGGTACGCGGGTTCACTTCTTTTTTGCGATCTGA
- a CDS encoding ribonuclease catalytic domain-containing protein — MDGIDNQHRSILQRIARRAMLERGLFPDFSAEALAELATIEGTVSVTDDGLHRDLRDLPWASIDNDDSLDLDQLTVACVSPGDTVKILVAVADVDSIVKNGSAIDDHARHNTTSVYTAATIFPMLPDKFSTNLTSLNFKEDRPAIVIEMMVAADGSIGGSDIYRAYVRNHAKLAYNSVAEWLEGGAAPEALAAVTGLGENLRIQDRTAQNMKALRHVHGALDLETVEARPVFDGDTIRELNIEKRNRAKDLIADFMIAANGVTARYLSSKKVPSLRRVVRTPKRWGGLSNSPGNMDSIFPIHLTRRDWRLSS, encoded by the coding sequence ATGGATGGAATTGATAACCAGCACCGAAGTATCTTACAAAGGATCGCCCGGAGGGCAATGCTTGAACGAGGATTGTTCCCTGACTTTTCTGCCGAAGCACTCGCTGAACTAGCCACAATTGAGGGAACGGTGTCAGTAACTGACGATGGGCTCCATCGTGACCTCCGGGATCTTCCCTGGGCCTCCATTGACAATGATGATTCCCTTGACTTAGACCAGCTTACAGTCGCCTGTGTGTCGCCGGGAGATACAGTGAAGATACTGGTTGCCGTAGCGGATGTGGATTCCATTGTGAAGAACGGTTCAGCGATTGATGACCATGCCCGCCACAACACGACCTCAGTATATACCGCCGCCACAATATTTCCTATGCTTCCGGACAAGTTCTCTACAAACCTCACGTCTCTCAACTTCAAGGAAGACCGACCGGCAATTGTCATCGAGATGATGGTAGCTGCTGACGGCTCCATAGGGGGCTCCGATATCTATAGGGCGTATGTTCGCAACCACGCAAAACTCGCATACAACAGTGTTGCGGAATGGCTTGAAGGAGGAGCTGCGCCTGAGGCTCTTGCAGCCGTTACGGGCCTCGGTGAGAACCTCCGCATACAGGACCGGACAGCACAGAACATGAAGGCATTACGGCACGTTCACGGAGCCCTTGACCTTGAAACTGTTGAGGCAAGACCCGTCTTTGATGGTGATACCATCCGTGAGCTCAACATAGAAAAGAGAAACCGCGCAAAAGATCTTATCGCGGACTTCATGATTGCCGCAAACGGGGTAACAGCCCGGTATCTCTCATCAAAAAAAGTTCCATCCCTGCGTCGTGTGGTTCGGACGCCCAAACGGTGGGGCGGATTGTCGAACTCGCCGGGGAACATGGATTCGATCTTTCCCATACACCTGACCCGGAGGGATTGGAGGCTTTCCTCATGA